One Rhizobiales bacterium GAS188 DNA window includes the following coding sequences:
- a CDS encoding amino acid/amide ABC transporter ATP-binding protein 1, HAAT family: MTSAVLAVEGLVKRFHGVEAVRGVSLEVAAGEAVALIGPNGAGKTTCFNLIGGQLKPDAGRIRLDAEDVTGTAPRLLWQRGVARTFQITAAFTSMTVRENVQIALNAKAQRIWHVAGRMSARFREEADEILSRVGMREQAERPCAILAYGDLKRIELAIALAGKPRLLLMDEPTAGMAPGERIQLMALAANLAKREGIAVLFTEHDMDVVFAHADRIIVLDRGAILAEGKPEAIRADPAVRAVYLGAGLASGGH, encoded by the coding sequence ATGACGAGCGCCGTCCTCGCGGTCGAAGGGCTGGTGAAGCGCTTCCACGGCGTCGAGGCGGTGCGCGGCGTCAGCCTCGAGGTCGCTGCCGGTGAGGCTGTGGCGCTGATCGGGCCGAACGGCGCCGGCAAAACCACCTGCTTCAACCTGATCGGCGGCCAGCTCAAGCCCGATGCCGGGCGCATCAGGCTCGATGCCGAGGACGTCACCGGCACGGCGCCACGCCTGTTATGGCAGCGCGGCGTCGCCCGCACCTTCCAGATCACCGCGGCCTTCACCTCGATGACGGTGCGCGAGAATGTCCAGATCGCCCTCAACGCCAAAGCGCAGCGCATCTGGCACGTCGCCGGCCGCATGAGCGCGCGCTTTCGCGAGGAGGCCGACGAGATCCTGTCGCGGGTCGGGATGCGCGAGCAGGCCGAGCGACCTTGCGCCATCCTCGCCTATGGGGATCTCAAGCGCATCGAGCTCGCCATCGCGCTCGCCGGCAAGCCGCGCCTGCTGCTGATGGACGAGCCGACGGCCGGCATGGCGCCCGGCGAACGCATCCAGCTCATGGCGCTCGCCGCCAACCTCGCCAAGCGCGAGGGCATCGCGGTGCTGTTCACCGAGCACGACATGGATGTGGTGTTCGCCCATGCGGACCGCATCATCGTGCTCGACCGCGGCGCCATCCTGGCCGAAGGCAAGCCCGAGGCGATCCGCGCCGATCCCGCGGTGCGCGCCGTCTATCTCGGCGCCGGCCTCGCCTCGGGAGGCCATTGA
- a CDS encoding amino acid/amide ABC transporter substrate-binding protein, HAAT family: protein MPTMGTRMTRLDRRDFLAGSTLLAALGAPTIVKAQAATIKIGEVNSYTAQPAFLKPYRQGWELAQDKVNAAGGVLGRKLETAFRDDGGKPEDAVRYAGDLIDSEKVDVLAGGFLSNIGLALGDVANQRKRLYVASEPLTDALVWGKGNRYTFRLRPSTYMQAAMLVEEAAKLPAKKWALVAPNYEYGQSAIKWFKDLLKRAKPDVEFVVEQYPALGKIDAGATIQALEAGKPDAIFNVTFGGDLTNFVRQGTTRGLFEGRSVVSMLTGEPEYLDPLGAEAPVGWIVTGYPFGDLNTPEHAAFRDAYKSKYGEMPKLGSVVGYETVNSIAAALAKAGATDNEKLVQAFEGLTLKSVFGPVEFRAIDHQSTMGAFIGKIAVKDGRGVMSEWSYRDGAKYLPGDAAVKALRPAG, encoded by the coding sequence ATGCCAACGATGGGGACGCGCATGACCAGGCTTGATCGACGCGACTTCCTTGCCGGCTCCACTCTCCTCGCCGCGCTCGGCGCGCCCACCATCGTCAAGGCGCAGGCGGCGACGATCAAGATCGGCGAAGTCAACAGCTACACGGCCCAGCCCGCCTTCCTGAAACCCTATCGCCAGGGCTGGGAGCTGGCGCAGGACAAGGTGAACGCGGCGGGCGGCGTGCTCGGTCGCAAGCTCGAAACCGCCTTCCGCGACGATGGCGGCAAGCCGGAGGATGCGGTGCGCTATGCGGGCGACCTCATCGATTCGGAGAAGGTCGATGTGCTGGCCGGCGGCTTCCTGTCGAATATCGGCCTCGCGCTCGGCGACGTCGCCAATCAGAGGAAGCGCCTCTACGTCGCTTCCGAGCCGCTCACCGACGCCCTCGTCTGGGGGAAGGGCAACCGCTACACCTTCAGGCTGCGCCCCTCGACCTATATGCAGGCCGCCATGCTGGTCGAAGAGGCAGCGAAACTGCCCGCCAAGAAATGGGCCCTCGTCGCTCCGAACTACGAATACGGGCAGTCCGCCATTAAATGGTTCAAGGACCTCTTGAAGCGGGCAAAACCCGACGTCGAATTCGTGGTCGAGCAATATCCGGCCTTGGGCAAGATCGACGCCGGGGCCACCATCCAGGCGCTCGAGGCCGGCAAGCCAGACGCCATCTTCAACGTGACCTTCGGCGGCGACCTCACCAATTTCGTGCGCCAGGGCACGACGCGCGGCCTGTTCGAAGGCCGGTCCGTGGTCAGCATGCTGACCGGCGAGCCCGAATATCTCGACCCCCTCGGAGCCGAGGCGCCGGTCGGCTGGATCGTCACCGGCTACCCCTTCGGCGATCTCAATACGCCCGAGCACGCAGCCTTCCGCGATGCCTATAAGTCGAAATATGGCGAGATGCCCAAGCTCGGCTCGGTGGTCGGCTACGAGACCGTGAACTCGATCGCTGCGGCTCTCGCCAAGGCGGGCGCCACCGACAATGAGAAGCTGGTGCAGGCCTTCGAAGGGCTGACGCTCAAGAGCGTCTTCGGCCCCGTCGAATTCCGGGCCATCGACCATCAGAGCACAATGGGCGCCTTCATCGGCAAGATCGCCGTCAAGGACGGGCGCGGCGTGATGTCGGAGTGGAGCTATCGCGACGGCGCCAAATACCTGCCCGGCGATGCCGCCGTGAAGGCGCTGCGTCCGGCGGGGTGA
- a CDS encoding heme exporter protein A, whose amino-acid sequence MRLIVSDLACERGGRLLFSELSFTLEAGNAVALTGANGAGKTSLLSLIAGLLRSHAGEIRLEDGQGLESEIPEEAHLVGHRDGLKSQLLVRENLEFWQAMLPGPPGLPPGLTPLAALARLGLAHVEGTPGAYLSAGQRRRVALARLLVAPRTLWLLDEPTAALDAAARKLLAGLMEEHLATGGLIIAATHEPLGIKATEIRIGA is encoded by the coding sequence TTGCGCCTGATCGTTTCGGACCTCGCCTGCGAGCGCGGCGGCCGCCTGCTGTTCTCGGAGCTCAGCTTCACGCTGGAGGCCGGGAACGCCGTGGCGCTCACCGGCGCCAATGGGGCGGGCAAGACGAGCCTCCTCTCCCTCATCGCCGGCCTTCTCAGGAGCCATGCCGGCGAGATCCGCCTCGAGGATGGGCAGGGCCTGGAGAGCGAAATCCCCGAGGAGGCCCATCTCGTCGGCCATCGCGACGGGCTCAAATCCCAGCTCCTGGTGCGCGAGAATCTCGAATTCTGGCAGGCGATGCTCCCCGGCCCGCCTGGCCTGCCACCCGGCCTGACGCCCCTTGCGGCGCTGGCGCGTCTCGGTCTCGCCCATGTCGAAGGCACGCCCGGCGCCTATCTCTCGGCCGGGCAGCGCCGCCGCGTGGCGCTGGCGCGCCTTCTCGTCGCCCCGCGCACGCTCTGGCTGCTCGACGAACCGACCGCCGCCCTCGACGCCGCCGCGCGCAAGCTGCTGGCGGGGCTGATGGAGGAGCATCTGGCGACTGGCGGGCTGATCATCGCCGCCACCCATGAGCCGCTCGGCATCAAGGCGACCGAGATCAGGATCGGCGCATGA
- a CDS encoding heme exporter protein B has protein sequence MRHALIALIRRDLKLATRIGGGFSLGLVFYLALVAILPFAVGPDLNLLSRIGPAILWIGALLATLIGLDRLFQADEEDGSLDLIRMSQAPLEAIVAAKSLAHWLTSGLPLTVAAPLFGLMLGMEPAALAGTAASLVPGTLALTFTGAIGAALTASLRRGGMLLSILVVPLMVPTLIFGVATAEAARGGTLSFATPFLALCALALAAIVAGSIAAAAALRARS, from the coding sequence ATGAGGCACGCCTTGATCGCCCTCATCCGCCGCGACCTCAAGCTCGCGACCCGCATCGGCGGCGGCTTCAGCCTCGGCCTCGTCTTCTACCTTGCGCTCGTCGCCATCCTGCCCTTCGCGGTCGGGCCCGATCTCAATCTCCTGTCGCGCATCGGCCCGGCCATCCTGTGGATCGGAGCACTGCTCGCGACCCTGATCGGGCTCGACCGGCTGTTCCAGGCAGACGAGGAAGACGGCTCGCTCGACCTCATACGGATGAGCCAGGCCCCGCTCGAGGCCATCGTCGCCGCCAAGAGCCTCGCCCATTGGCTGACGAGCGGCCTGCCGCTGACGGTCGCGGCGCCGCTCTTCGGGCTGATGCTCGGCATGGAGCCGGCAGCGCTCGCCGGCACGGCCGCAAGCCTCGTGCCGGGCACCCTCGCCTTGACCTTCACGGGCGCCATCGGCGCCGCCCTGACGGCGAGCCTCAGGCGCGGCGGCATGCTGCTCTCGATCCTGGTCGTGCCGCTCATGGTGCCGACCCTGATCTTCGGTGTCGCGACGGCCGAGGCGGCGCGCGGCGGCACGCTGTCCTTCGCGACGCCGTTCCTGGCTCTCTGCGCGCTGGCGCTCGCCGCCATCGTCGCCGGCTCGATCGCGGCGGCCGCGGCGCTGCGGGCGCGCTCCTGA
- a CDS encoding amino acid/amide ABC transporter ATP-binding protein 2, HAAT family: MQAASQDSPMLQDAPMLAVEALDVFYGRAKILHGVSFAARAGEIVALAGRNGAGKSTTLKAIIGLVAPAAGRIAFEGSEIAGLAAYRIARLGVGYVPEERRIFTDLTVAENLAVGARPPADGRAPWSVDRLVALFPNLGRSLSRSAGQLSGGEQQMLTIARTLMGNPRLILIDEPSEGLAPVIVEEMIKALKALKEEKLTLIVSEQNLAFAAAIADSVVLLERGVIRHTGPMAGLMADEELRMRYLAVS, translated from the coding sequence ATGCAGGCCGCCTCGCAAGACTCCCCTATGCTGCAAGACGCCCCGATGCTTGCGGTCGAGGCGCTCGACGTTTTCTACGGCCGCGCCAAGATCCTGCATGGCGTTTCTTTCGCGGCGCGGGCCGGGGAGATCGTGGCGCTCGCCGGGCGCAACGGGGCGGGTAAATCGACGACGCTGAAAGCGATCATCGGTCTCGTCGCCCCGGCCGCGGGCCGTATCGCCTTCGAAGGCAGCGAGATCGCGGGGCTTGCAGCCTATCGCATCGCGCGCCTCGGCGTCGGCTATGTGCCGGAGGAGCGGCGCATCTTCACCGATCTCACGGTCGCCGAAAACCTCGCGGTCGGCGCGCGGCCGCCGGCCGATGGGCGCGCGCCCTGGAGCGTCGATCGCCTCGTCGCGCTCTTCCCCAATCTCGGGCGCTCGCTCAGTCGCTCGGCCGGGCAGCTCTCGGGCGGCGAGCAGCAGATGCTGACCATCGCCCGGACGCTGATGGGCAATCCGCGCCTGATCCTGATCGACGAGCCTTCGGAAGGCCTCGCCCCGGTGATCGTCGAGGAGATGATCAAGGCGCTCAAGGCGCTGAAAGAGGAAAAGCTCACCCTGATCGTCTCCGAGCAGAACCTCGCATTCGCCGCCGCCATCGCCGACAGCGTGGTGCTGCTCGAGCGCGGCGTGATCCGCCATACCGGGCCGATGGCCGGCCTGATGGCTGACGAAGAGCTGCGCATGCGCTATCTCGCGGTGTCGTGA
- a CDS encoding LysR family transcriptional regulator, glycine cleavage system transcriptional activator: protein MVRHLPPLPALRAFEAAARHLSFVRAGSELGVTPGAVSHQMKKLERWVDGALFERQTNGVRLTETGRVFAARLGAIFDQITATSLAARSPTGGTAVIVRSQFSLAAKWLAPLLGRFRAIHPDIAVVLHALQHRWNLGEPDADLAIYHARDAIQGIHQETLIAGRLIAVGAPRLIAALPETPTPVDLLSQPLIHVHFAEPVWHDEGWEAWFAATGFTRLVVPSGLGFNLTHLAIEACLAGAGFALVPDFLVAQELADGRLIDPFGISVPIHQPYVIMTPEIELMRPEVVLLRNWLLAEGRAADKATAL, encoded by the coding sequence ATGGTTCGACATCTGCCACCGCTTCCCGCCTTGCGGGCCTTTGAAGCTGCCGCACGACATCTCAGCTTCGTGCGCGCCGGCAGCGAGCTTGGCGTCACGCCCGGCGCGGTGAGCCATCAGATGAAGAAACTTGAACGTTGGGTCGATGGCGCGCTTTTCGAGCGGCAGACGAACGGCGTCCGCCTGACTGAGACCGGGCGTGTGTTCGCAGCGCGGCTTGGCGCGATCTTCGATCAGATCACGGCGACAAGCCTTGCGGCGCGATCTCCGACTGGCGGCACGGCAGTGATTGTGCGCAGCCAGTTTTCGCTTGCGGCCAAGTGGCTCGCGCCGCTACTCGGGCGCTTCCGCGCCATCCATCCCGATATCGCCGTCGTGCTGCACGCCCTGCAGCATCGCTGGAACCTGGGAGAGCCTGACGCCGATCTCGCCATCTATCACGCTCGAGACGCCATTCAGGGCATTCACCAGGAAACCCTCATAGCGGGCCGGCTCATAGCCGTCGGAGCACCGCGACTGATCGCGGCCCTGCCGGAAACGCCGACGCCTGTTGATCTGTTATCGCAACCCTTGATCCATGTGCATTTCGCCGAGCCTGTCTGGCACGACGAAGGCTGGGAAGCATGGTTCGCGGCCACTGGTTTCACTCGCCTTGTCGTGCCATCGGGCCTGGGCTTTAATCTCACTCATCTCGCCATAGAGGCTTGCCTTGCCGGTGCCGGTTTTGCCTTGGTGCCCGACTTCCTCGTAGCGCAGGAACTCGCTGACGGGCGGCTGATCGACCCCTTCGGCATCTCGGTGCCGATACACCAGCCTTATGTGATCATGACGCCGGAAATCGAATTGATGCGCCCGGAGGTTGTGCTGCTGCGAAATTGGCTGCTCGCGGAGGGTCGAGCCGCCGACAAAGCGACTGCCCTGTGA
- a CDS encoding octopine/nopaline transport system permease protein codes for MPAASLLDVFAWGPDGWSQPLLKGLAVSVCCAALGYALGIVLGFPMAIAKVGFNRMLAAGVVLFTTLLRGVPALLILYLLFFGTNGALMWIARGFGYTGYIEVDAFAVGVLAVTLLTAAYGSEILRAAYQAVPQGQFEAYTALGIRPLAGHLKIILPQMLRLALPGLGNLWIMAVKETTLLSVISLAELMRVTTVAGRTTGQPFVFYGAAALLYFLLVVISSWLFGRLELRARYA; via the coding sequence ATGCCGGCCGCATCGCTCCTCGATGTGTTTGCGTGGGGACCGGACGGCTGGTCCCAGCCCCTCCTCAAAGGTCTGGCCGTAAGCGTTTGCTGCGCGGCATTGGGCTACGCTCTCGGCATCGTCCTCGGGTTCCCGATGGCGATTGCCAAGGTCGGCTTCAATAGAATGCTTGCTGCCGGTGTTGTTCTCTTCACCACGCTCTTGCGGGGCGTCCCGGCACTCCTGATCCTTTATCTTTTGTTCTTCGGCACCAACGGTGCCTTGATGTGGATTGCTCGAGGATTCGGTTATACCGGTTACATCGAAGTGGATGCCTTCGCTGTCGGCGTGTTGGCCGTCACTCTGCTGACCGCCGCCTATGGCTCGGAAATCCTACGGGCAGCTTACCAGGCAGTGCCGCAGGGGCAATTCGAGGCCTACACCGCGCTAGGCATTCGGCCGCTCGCCGGTCATTTGAAGATCATCCTTCCGCAGATGCTCCGCCTGGCCTTGCCGGGGCTCGGCAATCTCTGGATCATGGCGGTGAAGGAGACAACGCTGCTCTCGGTCATCTCTCTGGCGGAGCTCATGCGCGTCACGACCGTGGCGGGGCGCACGACCGGACAGCCCTTCGTCTTCTACGGCGCCGCGGCGCTGCTCTACTTCCTGCTGGTGGTCATTTCATCCTGGCTATTCGGGCGATTGGAACTTCGCGCCCGGTACGCTTGA
- a CDS encoding octopine/nopaline transport system permease protein — MDVEIVLHILSRLISAVPVTLALALASTVLSVAVAIVATACRRSSFLPLRGMAELYVLAFRAMPMLVQLFVLYYGLSQFAWLRASPLWFVLRSPFACAVIAISFCTGAYMAEVMRGGLASVPAGAVEAARSLGLSRNKAFLLVVLPIAVRRALPAFGSEVVLTLKATSLASTVTVIELTGMAKDLMSETFAVIEVFSIAALLYLALSTMLILAFQRFEAAMTPLHERTSIRNAARRAQPSRSMPTTRKLGGIGKWGEQHGR, encoded by the coding sequence ATGGACGTCGAAATCGTCCTGCACATCCTGTCTCGTTTGATAAGCGCCGTTCCGGTGACGCTGGCGCTTGCTCTCGCAAGCACTGTGCTGAGCGTGGCGGTCGCGATTGTAGCCACAGCTTGCCGCCGTTCGTCCTTCTTGCCGCTACGCGGGATGGCCGAGCTCTACGTCCTTGCCTTTCGCGCGATGCCGATGCTGGTGCAGTTGTTCGTCCTGTACTATGGGCTCAGCCAGTTCGCCTGGCTGAGAGCCAGCCCCCTCTGGTTTGTGCTCCGCAGCCCTTTCGCCTGTGCGGTCATTGCGATCAGCTTCTGCACAGGTGCGTATATGGCGGAGGTCATGCGCGGGGGCCTCGCCTCAGTGCCGGCCGGCGCCGTGGAAGCCGCTCGCTCGCTCGGCCTGTCGCGCAACAAAGCCTTCCTGTTGGTCGTGCTGCCGATCGCCGTTCGGCGTGCGCTGCCCGCTTTCGGAAGTGAAGTCGTCTTGACGCTGAAGGCGACGTCACTTGCCTCCACCGTCACCGTGATCGAGTTGACCGGAATGGCCAAGGATTTGATGAGCGAGACCTTCGCGGTCATCGAAGTGTTCAGCATTGCGGCATTGCTCTACTTGGCACTCAGCACAATGCTGATACTGGCATTTCAGCGTTTCGAAGCCGCCATGACGCCGCTGCACGAGCGCACCAGCATTCGCAATGCGGCTCGCAGAGCACAACCAAGCAGGAGCATGCCGACAACCCGCAAACTCGGCGGAATCGGGAAATGGGGCGAACAACACGGGCGATGA
- a CDS encoding Acetylornithine deacetylase/Succinyl-diaminopimelate desuccinylase, which produces MSRDNAIATATAFAADGRFIADLTRRVAVPTESQNPARRPECARYLAEIDADLTRLGFSGEIIVNPDPNGGPLLISRRHEADNLPTLLIYGHGDVVAGMEGRWAKDRNPWRVSMDGARLYGRGTADNKGQHTIVMLALEAVLKTRGSLGYNVVALIETSEETGSAGLRDICRQYADRLAADWLIASDGPRLVPHRPILVGGTRGTVDFDLVCDLRAGGHHSGNWGGLIANPAVILANALASLVSPTGRIGVRGIVPKSMPRSVRAALAKIVIETGAEGPELDPWWGEPNLTQAERVFGWTALEVLAVIAGDPAQPINAIPPNASAACQIRYTVDTDPTTFMQAIREHLDRNGFEAVAVKPKPSESDWGATRLDPEHPLMLWAAASVTETTNLAPTILPNAGGSLPNDCFADILGLPTIWVPHSYAGCSQHAPDEHLLMPLVSEGLAIMTGLYWDLGTDGRPGSDRA; this is translated from the coding sequence ATGTCGAGGGACAATGCCATCGCTACGGCCACCGCTTTCGCGGCCGATGGGCGCTTCATCGCCGATCTGACGCGACGCGTGGCGGTCCCGACCGAAAGCCAGAACCCGGCCAGGCGTCCCGAATGCGCCCGCTATCTCGCCGAGATCGACGCCGACCTGACGCGGCTTGGCTTCTCCGGGGAGATCATCGTCAATCCCGATCCGAATGGCGGGCCCTTGCTCATCAGCCGGCGGCACGAGGCCGACAATCTTCCGACCCTGCTGATCTACGGTCACGGCGACGTCGTTGCCGGCATGGAGGGGAGGTGGGCGAAGGACCGCAATCCATGGCGTGTCAGCATGGACGGCGCTCGGCTCTACGGACGTGGCACAGCCGACAACAAAGGCCAGCACACGATCGTCATGCTGGCGTTGGAGGCGGTTCTCAAAACGCGCGGCAGCCTCGGCTACAACGTCGTCGCGCTCATTGAGACTTCGGAGGAAACCGGCTCCGCCGGTCTCCGCGACATCTGCCGTCAATATGCCGATCGCCTCGCCGCCGACTGGCTGATTGCGTCCGATGGCCCGCGACTTGTGCCGCATCGGCCCATCCTGGTCGGTGGCACGCGCGGCACAGTCGATTTCGATCTCGTCTGCGACCTGCGCGCCGGCGGTCATCACTCCGGCAACTGGGGCGGGCTCATCGCCAACCCTGCCGTCATCCTTGCCAATGCTCTCGCAAGCCTGGTGTCACCTACCGGGCGAATCGGCGTCCGCGGTATCGTGCCGAAATCCATGCCACGGAGCGTACGCGCGGCGCTCGCCAAAATCGTGATCGAGACCGGCGCCGAGGGCCCCGAATTGGACCCCTGGTGGGGCGAGCCCAATCTGACGCAGGCGGAGCGTGTCTTTGGATGGACGGCGCTCGAAGTGCTGGCCGTGATCGCCGGCGACCCGGCCCAGCCGATCAACGCCATACCGCCGAACGCCTCCGCGGCCTGCCAGATACGCTACACCGTCGACACTGATCCCACCACGTTCATGCAGGCCATCCGTGAGCATCTTGATCGGAACGGCTTCGAGGCCGTCGCCGTCAAGCCGAAGCCCAGCGAATCGGATTGGGGGGCGACGCGGCTCGATCCTGAGCATCCCCTGATGCTTTGGGCCGCTGCGTCGGTGACCGAAACCACAAACTTGGCGCCGACAATACTCCCGAATGCCGGCGGCTCGCTGCCGAACGATTGTTTCGCGGATATTCTCGGCCTGCCGACAATCTGGGTGCCGCACTCCTATGCCGGCTGCTCGCAGCACGCACCCGATGAGCATCTCCTGATGCCGCTCGTCAGCGAAGGCCTGGCGATCATGACGGGTCTGTACTGGGATCTCGGAACGGACGGCAGGCCCGGAAGCGATCGTGCCTGA
- a CDS encoding amino acid/amide ABC transporter membrane protein 1, HAAT family /amino acid/amide ABC transporter membrane protein 2, HAAT family, giving the protein MRTYGVTLQVDILVIQALNGLATASSLFLVASGLSIIFGVTRVVNFAHGSFYMLGAYIAVSLTQRLAGLGAFGFWGSLIIAALAVGLIGVLVETLILRRLNRAPELYPLLATFGVVLIVQDAALAIWGPEDLLGPRAPGLSGFITILGSRFPVYELALIVAGPALLGLLFLVFRRTRFGLLVRAATQDREMVGALGIDERRLFSSVFFLGACLAGLGGALQLPREAVNLNMDISVVVEAFVVVVVGGLGSLVGAYVAAVLIGVIQAFGILLLPKITLVLVFLVMGVVLAVRPYGLFGRQGAAEAPRESGTEVMPGPLSPALRVLAALAIAAIAAMPLFAGDYPMGLITELLILAVFAASLHLLMGLGGMASFGHAAWFGIGAYGAALALKSMQLPMPVALIGAPLAACFCGLLAGWLCVRLSGVYLAMLSLAVAQIAWATSFQWVELTGGDNGILGVWPMPAFASKGAYLIMTLAVSALALAALRVIAFSPFGYALRAARDNSRRAEASGIDVRRVQWMGFVLAAGFAGLAGGLYAFAKGSVFPTYLAIGKSVDALIMVLLGGIGSLTGPVIGAFAFGGLEAELMARLPYWRALLGLVILALVLAAPTGITGLVSRAFATRWRRAASPA; this is encoded by the coding sequence ATGCGCACATATGGTGTGACCTTGCAGGTCGACATCCTCGTCATTCAGGCGCTGAACGGGCTCGCCACCGCCTCCTCGCTCTTTCTCGTGGCGTCGGGCCTGTCGATCATCTTCGGCGTCACGCGGGTGGTGAATTTCGCGCATGGCTCCTTCTACATGCTCGGCGCCTATATCGCGGTCAGCCTGACGCAGCGCCTGGCGGGCCTCGGCGCCTTCGGCTTCTGGGGTTCGCTCATCATCGCGGCGCTCGCCGTCGGCCTCATCGGCGTCCTGGTCGAGACGCTGATCCTGCGCCGCCTCAACCGGGCGCCCGAGCTCTATCCGCTGCTCGCGACCTTCGGCGTGGTGCTCATCGTCCAGGACGCGGCGCTCGCCATCTGGGGTCCGGAGGACCTGCTCGGCCCGCGCGCGCCGGGCTTAAGCGGCTTCATCACCATCCTGGGCAGCCGCTTTCCGGTCTACGAGCTCGCTTTGATCGTCGCCGGTCCTGCCCTGCTCGGCCTGCTCTTCCTGGTCTTCCGCCGCACCCGCTTCGGCCTGCTGGTGCGCGCCGCGACCCAGGACCGCGAGATGGTGGGCGCGCTCGGCATCGATGAGCGGCGCCTGTTCTCGAGCGTCTTCTTCCTCGGGGCTTGCCTCGCCGGCCTCGGCGGGGCGCTGCAGCTGCCGCGCGAGGCCGTCAATCTCAACATGGACATCTCGGTCGTGGTCGAGGCCTTCGTGGTGGTGGTGGTCGGCGGGCTCGGCAGCCTCGTCGGCGCCTATGTGGCGGCGGTGCTGATCGGAGTGATCCAGGCCTTCGGCATTTTGCTTCTTCCCAAGATCACCCTCGTCCTGGTCTTCCTGGTGATGGGCGTCGTGCTCGCGGTCAGGCCCTATGGCCTCTTCGGCCGCCAGGGCGCAGCCGAAGCGCCGCGCGAATCCGGCACCGAGGTGATGCCGGGCCCGCTGTCGCCGGCCTTGCGCGTCCTTGCCGCCCTCGCAATCGCGGCGATCGCCGCCATGCCGCTTTTCGCCGGCGATTATCCGATGGGCCTCATCACCGAGCTCCTGATCCTCGCGGTCTTTGCCGCCTCGCTGCATCTCTTGATGGGGCTCGGCGGCATGGCCTCCTTCGGTCACGCCGCCTGGTTCGGCATCGGCGCCTACGGGGCGGCGCTCGCCCTGAAATCCATGCAGCTACCGATGCCGGTTGCGCTCATCGGCGCGCCGCTCGCCGCCTGTTTCTGCGGCCTCCTCGCGGGCTGGCTCTGCGTGCGGCTGTCGGGCGTCTATCTCGCCATGTTGTCGCTTGCCGTCGCCCAGATCGCCTGGGCCACCTCCTTCCAATGGGTCGAGCTCACCGGCGGCGATAACGGCATTCTCGGCGTCTGGCCCATGCCGGCTTTCGCGTCGAAGGGCGCCTATCTCATCATGACGCTCGCCGTCTCGGCGCTGGCGCTCGCGGCACTACGCGTCATCGCCTTCTCGCCCTTCGGCTATGCGTTGCGGGCGGCGCGCGACAATTCCCGCCGCGCCGAAGCCTCCGGCATCGATGTGCGGCGCGTGCAATGGATGGGCTTCGTCCTCGCGGCCGGCTTCGCTGGCCTCGCGGGTGGTCTCTACGCCTTCGCCAAGGGCTCCGTCTTCCCGACCTATCTCGCCATCGGCAAATCCGTCGATGCCCTGATCATGGTGCTGCTCGGCGGTATCGGCTCGCTGACCGGGCCGGTGATCGGCGCCTTCGCGTTCGGCGGATTGGAGGCGGAGCTGATGGCGCGCCTGCCCTATTGGCGGGCCCTGCTCGGCCTCGTCATCCTGGCTCTCGTGCTCGCGGCTCCGACCGGCATAACCGGCCTCGTGTCGCGCGCCTTCGCGACGCGTTGGCGCCGCGCCGCCTCGCCCGCATGA